The following coding sequences are from one Luteimonas sp. S4-F44 window:
- a CDS encoding multidrug efflux RND transporter permease subunit, translating into MDFSRFFIDRPIFAAVLSILIFAGGLIAMPLLPIGEYPEVVPPSVVVRTVYPGANPKVIAETVATPLEEAINGVEDMMYIKSVAGSDGVLQLTVTFKPGTDADDAAVRVQNRVAQAQARLPEDVRRQGVTTQKQSPVFLMVVHLTSQDGRYDSLYLRNYMRLHVKDEIAKIAGVGDAQVFGGGDYAMRLWLDPDKIAARGLTAGDVVRSVREQNVQVSAGQLGAEPMPNGSDFLLPINAKGRLETVEEFGDIVLKAGSDGELVRLADVARIELAAGDYTLRARLDGKNAAAIGVFQAPGANALEIRDGVVATMERLRPSLPPGVEIQSIYDTTIFVRDSIKSVVTTLIEATLLVVLVVILFLQTWRASIIPLLAVPVSIVGTFAVLYLLGYSINTLTLFGLVLAIGIVVDDAIVVVENVERHIELGASPLEAAHLAMREVSGPIIAIALVLCAVFVPMAFLTGVTGQFYKQFAVTIAISTVISAINSLTLSPALAAKLLQPHGAPKDRLTRLIDRAFGWVFRPFNRFFQRNSERYEGAVSRSLGRRGAVFVVYAALLVGAGLMFKIVPAGFIPVQDKMYVIAGVKMPEGASIERTDAVLKRMAALASEVDGVASEIAFPGLNPLQFTNTPNNGVVFFTLDPFSERSRSAEEITAELNQKFSTIQEGFTFAFMPPPIQGLGNGSGWSLFVEDRTRLGYGELQAAVQAFQGAAMQTPGLGYPISSYQANVPQLDAEVDRVKAKAQGVPLTELFDTLQTYLGSAYVNDFNMFGRTWQVIAQADGPFREDVADIAALRTRNAAGEMVPVGSMVNVRQTYGPDPVIRFNGYPAADLLGDADPRVLSSGEAMAKVTELAGQVLPNGMGIGWSDLSYQQSNQSGAALVVFPLAVMLAFLVLAALYESWSLPLAVILIVPMTLLSALFGVWLAGGDNNVFVQVGLVVLMGLACKNAILIVEFARELEMQGKDIITSALEASRLRLRPIVMTSVAFIAGTVPLVLSTGAGAEVRSITGITVFAGMLGVTLFGLFLTPVFYVTMRKLANRPLVSHAPVAPAAPAHS; encoded by the coding sequence GTGGACTTTTCCCGCTTCTTCATCGACCGGCCGATTTTCGCTGCGGTGCTGTCGATCCTGATCTTCGCCGGCGGCCTGATCGCGATGCCCCTGCTGCCGATCGGCGAGTACCCGGAAGTCGTGCCGCCCTCGGTGGTCGTGCGCACGGTGTACCCCGGCGCCAACCCGAAGGTGATCGCCGAAACGGTGGCGACCCCGCTCGAGGAAGCCATCAACGGCGTCGAGGACATGATGTACATCAAGTCCGTGGCCGGCTCCGACGGCGTGCTGCAGCTCACCGTGACGTTCAAGCCCGGCACCGACGCCGACGACGCCGCGGTGCGCGTCCAGAACCGTGTGGCGCAGGCGCAGGCCCGATTGCCCGAGGACGTCCGACGGCAGGGCGTGACCACGCAGAAGCAGTCACCGGTGTTTCTGATGGTCGTGCACCTGACCTCCCAGGACGGCCGCTACGATTCGCTGTACCTGCGCAACTACATGCGCCTACACGTCAAGGACGAGATCGCCAAGATCGCGGGCGTGGGTGATGCCCAGGTCTTCGGCGGTGGCGACTATGCGATGCGCCTGTGGCTGGACCCGGACAAGATTGCTGCGCGCGGCCTGACCGCGGGCGATGTGGTGCGTTCGGTGCGCGAACAGAACGTGCAGGTGTCGGCAGGCCAGCTCGGTGCCGAACCGATGCCCAATGGCAGCGACTTCCTGCTGCCGATCAATGCCAAGGGTCGCCTGGAGACCGTCGAGGAATTCGGCGACATCGTGCTCAAGGCCGGCAGCGACGGCGAGCTGGTGCGTCTGGCCGACGTGGCCCGTATCGAACTGGCTGCCGGCGACTACACGCTGCGAGCGCGCCTGGACGGCAAGAACGCCGCGGCCATCGGTGTCTTCCAGGCCCCGGGCGCGAACGCACTCGAGATCCGCGACGGCGTGGTCGCGACGATGGAGCGGCTGCGGCCCTCGCTCCCGCCCGGCGTGGAGATCCAGTCGATCTACGACACCACGATCTTCGTGCGCGATTCCATCAAGTCGGTGGTGACGACGCTGATCGAGGCCACGCTGCTGGTGGTGCTGGTGGTGATCCTGTTCCTGCAGACGTGGCGCGCATCGATCATTCCGTTGCTCGCGGTTCCGGTATCGATCGTCGGGACGTTCGCGGTGCTGTATCTGCTTGGCTACTCGATCAACACGCTCACGCTGTTCGGCCTGGTGCTGGCGATCGGCATCGTCGTCGACGACGCCATCGTGGTGGTCGAGAACGTCGAGCGGCACATCGAGCTGGGCGCCTCCCCGCTGGAAGCGGCCCACCTGGCGATGCGCGAGGTGTCCGGGCCGATCATCGCGATCGCGCTGGTGCTGTGCGCAGTGTTTGTGCCGATGGCCTTCCTGACCGGCGTCACTGGTCAGTTCTACAAGCAGTTCGCAGTGACCATCGCCATTTCCACCGTGATCTCGGCAATCAACTCGTTGACCTTGTCGCCGGCCCTGGCGGCCAAGCTTCTGCAACCGCACGGCGCGCCGAAGGACCGGCTGACCCGGCTCATCGACCGCGCGTTCGGCTGGGTGTTCCGTCCGTTCAACCGCTTCTTCCAGCGCAACTCCGAACGCTACGAAGGCGCGGTCTCGCGTTCGTTGGGCCGTCGCGGCGCGGTGTTCGTGGTCTATGCCGCGCTGCTGGTCGGCGCGGGCCTGATGTTCAAGATCGTGCCGGCGGGCTTCATTCCGGTTCAGGACAAGATGTACGTGATCGCAGGCGTCAAAATGCCCGAAGGCGCGTCGATCGAACGCACCGACGCGGTGCTCAAGCGGATGGCGGCACTCGCCAGCGAGGTCGACGGCGTCGCCAGCGAGATCGCGTTCCCGGGCCTGAACCCGCTGCAGTTCACCAATACGCCCAACAACGGCGTGGTGTTCTTCACCCTCGATCCGTTCTCCGAACGCAGCCGCAGCGCCGAGGAGATCACCGCCGAGCTCAACCAGAAGTTCTCGACCATCCAGGAAGGCTTCACCTTCGCCTTCATGCCGCCGCCGATCCAGGGGCTGGGCAACGGGTCGGGGTGGTCGTTGTTCGTCGAGGACCGCACGCGTCTGGGCTACGGCGAGTTGCAGGCCGCGGTGCAGGCCTTCCAGGGCGCCGCGATGCAGACACCGGGACTGGGCTATCCGATCAGCAGCTACCAGGCCAACGTGCCGCAGCTCGATGCCGAGGTCGATCGCGTCAAGGCCAAGGCCCAGGGCGTGCCGCTGACCGAACTGTTCGACACGCTGCAGACCTATCTGGGCTCGGCCTACGTCAACGACTTCAACATGTTCGGACGCACCTGGCAGGTCATTGCCCAGGCCGACGGTCCGTTCCGCGAAGACGTGGCGGACATCGCCGCCCTGCGCACGCGCAATGCGGCTGGCGAGATGGTGCCGGTGGGCTCGATGGTGAATGTCCGCCAGACCTATGGCCCGGACCCGGTGATCCGCTTCAACGGGTATCCCGCCGCCGATCTGCTGGGGGATGCCGACCCGCGCGTGCTGTCGTCGGGCGAGGCGATGGCCAAGGTCACCGAGCTCGCCGGCCAGGTGCTCCCGAACGGCATGGGCATCGGGTGGAGCGACCTGAGCTACCAGCAGTCCAACCAGAGTGGCGCGGCGCTGGTGGTGTTCCCGCTGGCGGTAATGCTCGCCTTCCTGGTGCTGGCCGCACTGTATGAAAGCTGGTCGCTGCCGCTGGCGGTGATCCTGATCGTGCCGATGACGTTGCTGTCCGCCTTGTTCGGCGTGTGGCTGGCCGGCGGCGACAACAACGTGTTCGTGCAGGTGGGCCTGGTGGTGTTGATGGGCCTGGCCTGCAAGAACGCGATCCTGATCGTCGAGTTCGCCCGCGAGCTGGAGATGCAGGGCAAGGACATCATCACGTCCGCGCTGGAAGCCAGCCGCCTGCGCCTGCGGCCGATCGTCATGACCTCGGTCGCGTTCATCGCCGGCACTGTGCCGCTGGTGCTGTCCACCGGCGCGGGCGCCGAGGTGCGTTCGATCACCGGCATCACCGTGTTCGCCGGCATGTTGGGCGTCACGCTCTTCGGCCTGTTCCTGACGCCGGTGTTCTACGTCACGATGCGCAAGCTCGCGAACCGGCCGCTCGTCTCGCACGCACCGGTCGCCCCCGCCGCACCGGCCCATTCCTGA
- a CDS encoding efflux RND transporter periplasmic adaptor subunit: protein MTPILTRALAGSLLTAAIAVTVAGCDSRAESASPPPPPEVGVAAVLAEPVKDWNDATGRIAAVESVELRPRVSGYVERVAYAEGDEVKQGDLLFVIDPRPYRAALQRAEAELARARAEAQLAATRHDRAQSLIEASAISRDDFEARSAGRAEAEAAVRAAQAAVETAKLDLAFTQVRAPVDGRAGRALLTTGNLAQADASLLTTVVSQDPVHVYFETDERTFLRHQALAREGARTAGRNAVRVGLSDETGYPHAGTVDFLDNQVDPATGTVRARAVLPNPDRRFTPGLFARVQLEGATAREAVLIDDKSVLTDQDRKYVYVLGEGNTAQRRDIVPGRMVDGLRVVESGLAAGDRVIVNGVQKVFMPGMPVAPQVVAMRDGQPVEAVAQH, encoded by the coding sequence ATGACCCCCATCCTCACTCGCGCCCTGGCCGGTTCATTGCTGACCGCCGCGATCGCCGTCACTGTGGCCGGCTGCGACAGCCGCGCCGAATCGGCCAGCCCGCCGCCGCCGCCCGAAGTCGGAGTCGCCGCGGTGCTCGCCGAGCCGGTCAAGGACTGGAACGACGCCACCGGCCGGATCGCCGCCGTCGAGAGCGTCGAGCTGCGGCCGCGCGTCAGCGGCTACGTCGAGCGCGTGGCCTACGCGGAAGGCGACGAAGTGAAGCAGGGCGACCTGCTGTTCGTCATCGACCCGCGTCCGTACCGCGCCGCGTTGCAGCGCGCCGAGGCCGAACTGGCCCGGGCCCGCGCCGAGGCCCAACTGGCGGCGACGCGGCACGACCGCGCGCAGTCGTTGATCGAGGCCAGCGCGATCTCGCGCGACGACTTCGAGGCCCGTAGCGCCGGGCGCGCCGAAGCCGAGGCCGCGGTGCGTGCCGCGCAGGCCGCGGTCGAGACCGCGAAGCTGGACCTAGCCTTCACCCAGGTCCGCGCGCCGGTCGACGGCCGCGCCGGGCGCGCCTTGCTGACCACCGGCAATCTCGCCCAGGCCGACGCCTCGCTGCTGACCACGGTGGTCTCGCAGGATCCGGTGCACGTCTACTTCGAGACCGACGAGCGCACGTTCCTGCGACACCAGGCGCTGGCCCGCGAGGGCGCGCGCACCGCAGGCCGCAACGCGGTGCGCGTGGGCCTGTCGGATGAAACCGGCTACCCGCATGCCGGCACCGTCGACTTCCTCGACAACCAGGTCGATCCGGCGACCGGCACCGTCCGCGCCCGCGCCGTGCTGCCCAACCCCGACCGCCGCTTCACGCCGGGCCTGTTCGCCCGCGTGCAGCTCGAAGGCGCAACGGCGCGCGAGGCGGTGCTGATCGACGACAAGTCCGTGTTGACCGACCAGGACCGCAAGTACGTCTACGTGCTGGGCGAGGGCAACACCGCGCAGCGTCGCGACATCGTCCCCGGGCGCATGGTCGATGGCCTGCGCGTGGTCGAGTCGGGCCTGGCTGCCGGCGATCGCGTCATCGTCAACGGCGTGCAGAAGGTCTTCATGCCTGGCATGCCGGTCGCACCGCAGGTGGTCGCGATGCGCGACGGCCAGCCCGTCGAGGCGGTCGCACAACACTGA
- a CDS encoding SDR family NAD(P)-dependent oxidoreductase: protein MAPLLVLGATGTIGTRLVAHAAAAGRRTIAVARNGAALAALRERHGATVLPLTATLSSDADAAALADRVAALAGPRPGAVIAAIRGAAPARRLLDAPADFLRRRLDEDLLPHLAAARHLLPLLAPIPGGAYVLVGGPGAEQPWSGYGHRSIGAAALQMLARVLHEEARTLPVRVQMLAIDSPVRTALNAAHACTQWPDADAIADYALRMVDGRLRPDAALLRFPTDGPARPPGLSDDIDLAPPPCVPASTHDTAAQALLQRIAARSRSPQEFRS, encoded by the coding sequence ATGGCTCCGCTGCTGGTGCTGGGCGCGACCGGGACGATCGGCACGCGTCTGGTCGCCCACGCTGCCGCCGCCGGACGTCGGACGATCGCGGTGGCCCGCAACGGCGCCGCGCTCGCTGCGCTGCGCGAGCGTCACGGCGCGACCGTGTTGCCGCTGACCGCGACGCTGTCCAGCGATGCCGACGCCGCCGCGCTCGCCGACCGCGTCGCCGCGCTGGCCGGACCCCGGCCCGGCGCGGTAATCGCGGCGATCCGCGGCGCCGCCCCGGCACGCCGGCTACTCGACGCCCCGGCCGACTTCCTGCGCCGGCGACTCGACGAGGACCTGCTGCCGCATCTGGCCGCCGCACGCCATCTATTGCCGCTGCTGGCACCGATCCCCGGTGGCGCCTATGTCCTGGTCGGCGGCCCCGGCGCCGAGCAGCCCTGGTCGGGCTACGGCCACCGCTCGATCGGTGCGGCCGCGTTGCAGATGCTTGCCCGCGTGCTGCACGAGGAAGCGCGGACGCTGCCGGTCCGGGTGCAGATGCTGGCGATCGACTCGCCGGTCCGCACCGCGCTCAACGCCGCGCATGCCTGCACCCAGTGGCCGGACGCCGATGCGATCGCCGACTACGCACTGCGCATGGTCGACGGCCGCCTGCGCCCCGACGCCGCGCTGCTGCGTTTCCCAACCGACGGCCCGGCGCGCCCGCCCGGCCTGTCCGACGACATCGACCTCGCGCCGCCGCCGTGCGTCCCCGCGTCGACCCACGACACCGCCGCGCAGGCGCTGCTGCAGCGCATCGCGGCCCGTTCCCGATCCCCCCAGGAGTTCCGCTCATGA
- a CDS encoding LysR family transcriptional regulator produces the protein MTAKSPPPLRFPYKSDRLKPLRAFCQTTRLGSVSRAAEALYVSQPAISLQLQALERELGVKLLERSGRRLVPTRAGEVLYDLALPLVEGIDGLPAAFRREVGGLDAGALTIAANSSTILYLLPKIVELFRRQHPDVRLTLHDAITADGNDLLRSDTVDLVVGSMVDVPPDLDYAPVYRFEPVLLTPPDHALARARRITLEEIARYGLILPPKRHVTYRLVDQVFQQARVPYTLALEVGGWEVIKQYVAMGMGISITSALCLESGDAARLAARPVSDWFPARSYGVVVRKGKLLSPQARAFVELIRPDLFARRDGTGGGHSER, from the coding sequence ATGACCGCCAAGTCCCCGCCACCGTTACGGTTTCCGTACAAGAGCGACCGGCTCAAGCCGCTGCGTGCGTTCTGCCAGACGACCCGTCTGGGCTCGGTGTCGCGGGCCGCCGAGGCGCTCTACGTCAGCCAGCCGGCGATCTCGCTGCAGTTGCAGGCGCTCGAACGCGAGCTCGGGGTCAAGTTGCTCGAACGCAGCGGCCGGCGCTTGGTGCCCACCCGGGCCGGCGAAGTGCTCTACGACCTGGCACTGCCGCTGGTGGAGGGCATCGACGGCTTGCCGGCGGCGTTCCGCCGCGAGGTCGGTGGCCTGGACGCCGGTGCGCTGACGATCGCGGCCAACAGCTCAACCATCCTGTACCTGCTGCCGAAGATCGTCGAACTGTTCCGCCGCCAGCATCCCGATGTGCGGCTGACGCTGCACGACGCGATCACCGCCGACGGCAACGACCTGCTGCGCAGCGACACGGTCGACCTGGTGGTCGGCTCGATGGTCGACGTGCCGCCGGACCTCGATTACGCACCGGTCTACCGCTTCGAGCCGGTCCTGCTCACCCCGCCCGACCACGCGCTGGCGCGCGCGCGGCGGATCACGCTCGAGGAGATCGCGCGCTACGGCCTGATCCTGCCGCCGAAGCGGCATGTGACCTACCGCCTGGTCGATCAGGTGTTCCAACAGGCACGCGTGCCCTACACGCTCGCGCTGGAGGTCGGCGGCTGGGAGGTGATCAAGCAGTACGTCGCGATGGGCATGGGCATCTCGATCACCAGCGCGCTCTGCCTGGAGTCGGGGGATGCGGCGCGACTGGCGGCGCGCCCGGTATCGGACTGGTTTCCCGCGCGCAGCTACGGCGTCGTCGTGCGCAAGGGCAAGCTGCTCTCACCGCAGGCACGCGCGTTCGTCGAGCTGATCCGCCCGGACCTGTTCGCACGGCGCGACGGGACGGGGGGCGGGCACTCCGAGCGCTGA
- the aceB gene encoding malate synthase A: MNAVHRLHAPPPDAACDLPAGLPAGTPVDLLDKAAQAFLAGLHREFEARRQALLRARHTRQAAFDAGALPDFRADTRSIRDSAWTVAPVPVALRDRRVEITGPVDPKMVINALNSGAQCYMADFEDSTSPTWANLLTGQRALREAVAGSLTFEGNGKRYALLPEARQAVLIVRPRGWHLDEKHVLVDGVPMSASLFDAGLFAFHNAHALAARDRGPYLYLPKLQSMEEAQLWDDALAHIERALGLPVGQIRVTVLIETLPAAFEMDEILHALRGRIAGLNCGRWDYIFSYIKTFRRHRDRVLPERGQVTMTQPFLKAYSELLIQTCHRRGAHAMGGMAAQIPISGDEAANEAAMDRVRADKLREVTAGHDGTWVAHPALIPIARQVFDARMRGPHQHAMTRDDVLIARDDLIAPSLGTITHAGFAGNVEVCVRYLAAWLDGNGCVPIHGMMEDAATAEIARAQLWQWLHHADADASGAPGTPLHLDDGTAIDDALFDRVLLSLPSRLSRQAVPGAARVAEAIALLEALTRADTLADFLTLPAYERL; the protein is encoded by the coding sequence ATGAACGCCGTCCACCGCCTGCACGCACCGCCCCCCGATGCCGCGTGCGATCTGCCCGCCGGACTGCCTGCCGGAACGCCCGTCGATCTGCTCGACAAGGCAGCCCAGGCCTTCCTCGCCGGCCTGCATCGCGAGTTCGAGGCCCGGCGCCAGGCTCTGCTCCGCGCCCGGCACACCCGCCAGGCCGCCTTCGACGCCGGCGCCCTGCCCGACTTCCGCGCCGACACCCGTTCGATCCGCGATTCGGCCTGGACGGTCGCGCCGGTTCCGGTCGCGTTGCGCGACCGGCGGGTCGAGATCACCGGGCCGGTCGATCCGAAGATGGTCATCAACGCGCTCAACTCCGGCGCGCAGTGCTACATGGCCGATTTCGAGGATTCGACCTCGCCGACCTGGGCCAATCTGCTGACCGGCCAGCGCGCGCTGCGCGAAGCGGTCGCCGGCAGCCTGACCTTCGAAGGCAACGGCAAGCGCTACGCCTTGCTGCCCGAGGCGCGGCAGGCGGTGCTGATCGTGCGGCCGCGCGGTTGGCACCTGGACGAGAAGCATGTGCTTGTCGACGGCGTGCCGATGTCGGCGTCGCTGTTCGATGCCGGGCTGTTCGCGTTCCACAACGCCCATGCGCTGGCCGCGCGCGATCGCGGGCCCTACCTCTACCTGCCCAAGCTGCAGTCGATGGAAGAAGCGCAGCTGTGGGACGACGCGCTGGCGCACATCGAGCGCGCGCTGGGCCTGCCGGTCGGACAGATCCGGGTCACGGTGCTGATCGAGACCCTGCCCGCCGCGTTCGAGATGGACGAGATCCTGCACGCGCTGCGCGGGCGGATCGCCGGCCTCAATTGTGGGCGCTGGGATTACATCTTCTCCTACATCAAGACCTTCCGACGGCACCGCGACCGCGTGCTGCCCGAGCGCGGCCAGGTGACGATGACCCAGCCCTTCCTCAAGGCCTATTCCGAACTGCTGATCCAGACCTGTCACCGCCGCGGCGCGCACGCGATGGGTGGCATGGCGGCGCAGATCCCGATCTCGGGCGACGAGGCCGCGAACGAGGCGGCGATGGACCGGGTGCGCGCCGACAAGTTGCGCGAGGTCACCGCCGGTCACGACGGCACTTGGGTCGCGCACCCGGCGCTGATCCCGATCGCGCGGCAGGTGTTCGATGCGCGCATGCGCGGCCCGCACCAGCATGCGATGACGCGCGACGATGTGCTGATCGCGCGCGACGATCTGATCGCGCCATCGCTGGGCACGATCACGCACGCCGGCTTCGCCGGCAACGTCGAGGTCTGCGTGCGCTATCTCGCCGCCTGGCTCGACGGCAATGGTTGCGTGCCGATCCACGGCATGATGGAGGACGCTGCGACCGCCGAGATCGCACGTGCACAGCTGTGGCAGTGGCTGCACCACGCCGATGCCGATGCCAGCGGTGCGCCCGGCACGCCGTTGCATCTCGACGATGGCACCGCGATCGACGACGCGCTGTTCGACCGCGTGTTGCTGTCGCTGCCCTCGCGCCTGTCACGCCAGGCGGTCCCCGGCGCCGCCCGGGTGGCTGAGGCCATCGCCTTGCTCGAAGCGCTGACCCGGGCCGACACGCTGGCCGACTTCCTGACATTGCCGGCATACGAGCGGCTGTGA
- the aceA gene encoding isocitrate lyase — protein sequence MTTRQHQIDALQHEWTTDPRWSGIRRTYTAADVVRLRGSVQPEHTLARRGAQRLWTLLNGQAKKGYVNAFGAISAGQAMQQAKAGLEAVYLSGWQVAADGNTSETMYPDQSLYAYDSVPAMVRRINNTFQRADEIQWKNIADGKLDAREAIDFFLPIVADGEAGFGGVLNAYELMKNMIVAGAAGVHFEDQLAAVKKCGHMGGKVLVPTQEAVQKLIAARLAADVLGVPSIVLARTDAEAATLLTSDFDANDAPFVTGERTAEGFYKVRNGLEQAISRGVAYAPFADLVWCETGTPDLGFAREFAQAVHAATPGKLLAYNCSPSFNWKKNLDDRQIASFQDDLSALGYKFQFITLAGIHINWFNSFRFAHDYARGEGMRHYVEQVQEREFAARDQGYTFVSHQQEVGAGYFDDVTTVIQGGASSVTALTGSTEEAQFYATRAA from the coding sequence ATGACCACGCGACAGCACCAGATCGACGCCCTGCAGCACGAATGGACCACTGACCCGCGCTGGAGCGGTATCCGGCGCACCTACACCGCGGCCGACGTCGTGCGCCTGCGCGGCAGCGTGCAGCCCGAGCACACGCTGGCCCGCCGCGGCGCGCAGCGGCTGTGGACGCTGCTCAACGGACAGGCCAAGAAGGGCTACGTCAATGCGTTCGGCGCGATCAGCGCCGGGCAGGCGATGCAGCAGGCCAAGGCGGGTTTGGAAGCGGTGTACCTGTCGGGCTGGCAGGTCGCGGCCGACGGCAACACCTCCGAGACCATGTATCCCGACCAGTCGCTGTACGCCTACGACTCGGTGCCGGCGATGGTGCGCCGGATCAACAACACCTTCCAGCGCGCCGACGAGATCCAGTGGAAGAACATCGCCGACGGCAAGCTTGACGCGCGCGAGGCGATCGACTTCTTCCTGCCGATCGTCGCCGACGGCGAAGCCGGCTTCGGCGGTGTGCTCAACGCCTACGAACTGATGAAGAACATGATCGTCGCCGGTGCGGCGGGCGTGCATTTCGAGGATCAGCTGGCCGCGGTCAAGAAGTGCGGCCACATGGGCGGCAAGGTGCTGGTGCCAACCCAGGAGGCCGTGCAGAAGCTCATCGCCGCGCGTCTGGCCGCCGATGTGCTCGGCGTGCCGTCGATCGTGCTCGCGCGCACCGATGCCGAGGCGGCCACCCTGCTGACCTCCGACTTCGATGCCAACGACGCGCCGTTCGTCACCGGCGAACGCACCGCCGAGGGCTTCTACAAGGTCCGAAACGGCCTGGAGCAGGCGATCAGCCGCGGCGTCGCCTACGCCCCCTTCGCCGACCTGGTGTGGTGCGAGACCGGCACCCCGGATCTGGGTTTCGCACGCGAGTTTGCCCAGGCCGTCCACGCCGCCACGCCCGGCAAGCTGCTGGCCTACAACTGCTCGCCGAGCTTCAACTGGAAGAAGAACCTCGACGATCGCCAGATCGCCTCGTTCCAGGACGACCTGTCGGCGCTGGGCTACAAGTTCCAGTTCATCACCCTGGCCGGCATCCACATCAACTGGTTCAACAGCTTCCGGTTCGCGCACGACTACGCGCGCGGCGAAGGCATGCGCCACTACGTCGAGCAGGTGCAGGAGCGCGAGTTCGCCGCCCGCGACCAGGGCTACACCTTCGTCTCCCACCAGCAGGAAGTCGGTGCCGGCTACTTCGATGATGTCACCACCGTGATCCAGGGCGGCGCCTCCAGCGTGACCGCACTGACCGGCTCGACCGAGGAGGCGCAGTTCTACGCCACGCGCGCAGCGTAA
- a CDS encoding ATP-binding protein, which produces MLAAALPAADFDALATPLVWAEADGRIRDCNLAFARWLGVGRRRLLEQPLAALEVEGETLRQALREPGDDSDAPLRLRRLALAFLGGEPRFADAWVTRAADGGVLLEAHPVDEFPGADPTLAMPLALSAALRGLAHELRNPLAGLKGAAQLLARRAGDGETEELVALVGSEVGRLSALVDQLLSPQAPQPHRPLNIHGVLEQVLRLAEADAGWAVRMVRDYDPSLPELLGDADRLTQAIWNLVRNAIQAGAANVTLRTRAALGARIGDEVHAMALRLEVVDDGRGVPGDLVEQIFLPLVSGRPDGSGLGLALAQQVAREHRGALVYRSRPGHTVFTLQLPFPPLDAASALPADAPAGTGPSEAPASP; this is translated from the coding sequence ATGCTCGCCGCCGCCCTGCCCGCTGCCGACTTCGATGCGCTGGCCACGCCCCTGGTGTGGGCGGAGGCCGACGGCCGCATCCGCGATTGCAATCTGGCCTTCGCGCGCTGGCTGGGCGTGGGCCGGCGGCGGCTGCTGGAGCAGCCGCTGGCCGCCCTGGAGGTCGAGGGCGAGACCTTGCGGCAGGCGCTGCGCGAGCCTGGCGACGACAGCGACGCGCCGCTGCGGTTGCGGCGTTTGGCGCTGGCCTTCCTCGGCGGTGAGCCGCGTTTCGCCGATGCCTGGGTGACGCGCGCCGCCGATGGCGGCGTGCTGCTCGAGGCGCACCCGGTGGATGAGTTTCCGGGCGCCGATCCGACGCTGGCGATGCCGCTGGCGCTGTCGGCGGCGCTGCGTGGGCTGGCGCACGAACTGCGCAATCCGCTGGCCGGGCTCAAGGGCGCGGCGCAGTTGCTGGCCCGTCGCGCCGGCGACGGCGAGACCGAGGAACTCGTCGCGCTGGTCGGCTCGGAAGTCGGCCGGCTCAGTGCGCTGGTCGACCAGCTGTTGTCGCCCCAGGCGCCACAACCGCATCGGCCGTTGAACATCCACGGTGTCCTGGAACAGGTGCTGCGGCTGGCCGAGGCCGATGCCGGTTGGGCGGTGCGGATGGTCCGCGACTACGACCCCAGCCTGCCGGAGCTGTTGGGCGATGCCGATCGGCTGACCCAGGCGATCTGGAACCTGGTGCGCAACGCGATCCAGGCGGGCGCGGCGAATGTGACCCTGCGCACCCGCGCCGCACTGGGGGCCCGTATCGGCGACGAGGTGCATGCGATGGCCTTGCGGCTGGAAGTTGTCGACGACGGCCGCGGCGTGCCGGGCGATCTCGTCGAGCAGATCTTCCTGCCCCTGGTGTCCGGGCGTCCGGACGGCAGCGGACTGGGACTGGCATTGGCCCAGCAGGTCGCGCGCGAACATCGCGGCGCGCTCGTCTACCGCTCGCGTCCGGGCCACACCGTGTTCACGCTGCAGCTGCCGTTTCCACCGCTCGACGCCGCGTCCGCGCTGCCGGCCGACGCCCCTGCCGGTACCGGCCCCTCCGAGGCCCCTGCTTCCCCATGA